In Clostridium sp. DL-VIII, the following proteins share a genomic window:
- a CDS encoding YukJ family protein — MSLKNYGVLKAKAINSQMGKFHYQVLVKDENDVKYRIAINVKSEEYPSEVLYFINEDFKWKNIDKFLKLKSGFTEIQSNSLNMALDYIRGDLFESSKMIPLASRVTGPDNDLNEKIDFYIKKAIGNESVIYAYGEKWGPENKSDKYFKFEPGNGMHDIHMNQGSTDNWKKDNGIWQDGGILIYFEKTNRWVGIFLAFQSQSWCTCDNGNAIKPVSECNHINSKACRNK; from the coding sequence TTGTCATTAAAAAACTATGGAGTACTCAAAGCGAAAGCTATTAACTCACAAATGGGTAAATTTCATTATCAAGTTCTTGTCAAAGATGAAAATGATGTGAAGTATAGAATTGCTATTAATGTTAAATCAGAGGAATACCCATCAGAGGTATTGTATTTTATTAATGAAGATTTTAAGTGGAAAAATATTGATAAATTTCTAAAGTTGAAATCCGGATTTACAGAAATACAAAGTAATTCTTTAAACATGGCATTAGATTATATAAGAGGGGATTTATTCGAATCATCAAAAATGATACCTCTTGCTTCTAGGGTGACTGGTCCTGATAATGATTTAAATGAAAAAATTGATTTCTATATAAAAAAGGCTATAGGTAATGAATCAGTAATTTATGCATATGGAGAAAAGTGGGGACCAGAAAATAAAAGTGATAAATATTTTAAGTTTGAACCAGGAAATGGAATGCATGATATTCATATGAATCAAGGGAGTACAGATAACTGGAAAAAAGACAATGGTATATGGCAGGATGGAGGAATACTTATTTACTTCGAAAAAACTAATAGATGGGTAGGAATATTTTTGGCCTTCCAATCACAGTCTTGGTGCACATGTGACAATGGTAATGCAATAAAACCAGTGTCAGAATGTAATCATATAAATAGTAAAGCCTGTAGAAATAAATAA